Proteins from one Prevotella sp. E2-28 genomic window:
- a CDS encoding FdtA/QdtA family cupin domain-containing protein codes for MEKARIIEIPRIVDERGNLSVVEEDGLVPFKIKRSYWIYDVPGGEHRGGHAYKENCEFIIALSGSFDIVIDDGNERNVFSLNRSYYGLYVPHGLWREMENFSTNSLALILSSTDYDVNDYIRNYNEYLAYKKNEE; via the coding sequence ATGGAAAAAGCAAGAATCATAGAAATACCCAGAATCGTCGATGAAAGGGGAAACCTTTCTGTTGTCGAGGAAGACGGTTTGGTACCGTTCAAGATAAAACGAAGTTACTGGATATACGACGTACCTGGTGGCGAACATCGCGGTGGGCATGCCTACAAGGAGAACTGTGAATTTATCATCGCCCTGTCAGGAAGTTTCGATATAGTCATTGACGACGGAAATGAGCGAAATGTATTCTCTTTAAACCGCTCATATTACGGACTGTATGTGCCGCATGGATTATGGCGTGAGATGGAGAACTTCTCCACCAACTCACTTGCGCTCATCCTCTCGTCCACTGACTACGATGTCAATGACTACATACGCAATTACAACGAATACTTAGCCTACAAGAAAAATGAAGAATAG
- a CDS encoding acyltransferase: MANRIHQLADCMSPFIGDDTNIWQFCVIFPEAHIGNHCNVCANVIIENDVVVGDNVTIKSGVQLWDGITLEDNVFVGPNVTFTNDQAPRSKNKSFVKLQTIVRKGASIGANSTIVGGIEIGAYAMVGVGSVVTHNIPAHALCYGNPARQMGFVTRSGLLLDMDYKDKEGVKHDLDE; encoded by the coding sequence ATGGCGAATAGAATCCATCAATTGGCCGACTGCATGTCGCCATTTATTGGTGACGACACCAATATCTGGCAATTCTGCGTTATCTTCCCAGAGGCGCATATAGGCAATCATTGTAATGTCTGTGCCAATGTGATTATAGAAAATGACGTTGTTGTAGGCGATAATGTAACGATAAAGTCTGGCGTACAATTATGGGATGGTATTACGTTAGAGGATAACGTCTTTGTTGGTCCTAATGTGACATTCACCAACGATCAGGCCCCCAGATCGAAAAACAAGTCGTTCGTAAAACTTCAAACGATAGTACGAAAAGGCGCATCCATTGGTGCAAACAGTACCATTGTTGGAGGCATTGAGATTGGAGCCTATGCCATGGTTGGCGTTGGCAGTGTGGTTACTCATAACATTCCCGCCCATGCACTTTGCTATGGAAATCCTGCTCGTCAGATGGGATTTGTCACACGTAGTGGTTTACTCCTTGACATGGACTACAAAGACAAGGAAGGCGTTAAACATGATTTAGACGAATAG
- a CDS encoding ABC transporter ATP-binding protein, with product MKEFLKVLRRFVPPYKKYLLLSIFFNISSAILNIFSFAALIPILQILFQTGDAEAATSAMEWDWGNVQEVLMNNLNYYVNGLIANYGPTTTLLFIGIFLAVTTLLKTGFYFLTSACIVPIRTGVVRDIRNQLYKKITSLPLGFFSEERKGDIIARMSGDVQEVESSIMSSLDMLFKNPVLIIAYFTTMIFVSWELTAFTLLIVPVMGYIMGRIGRKLKQASATAQGLWSDTMSQVEETLGGLRIIKAFCAEEKMNRRFDQINSSYRNHLMRVNIRQASAHPMSEFLGTVMIVIVLWFGGMLVLSNQAITGPTFIYYMVILYSIINPLKEFSKASYNIPKGLASMERIDKILMAEDTIIEPKKPQHIKSFEHEIEFRDVSFKYADQWVLRHINLTIPKGKTIALVGQSGGGKSTLVDLIPRYYDVQEGEVLIDGINVKNLGIHDLRQLIGNVNQEAILFNDSFRNNIAFGVDDATDEQINEAAKIANAYDFIMQSEHGFDTNIGDRGGRLSGGQRQRVSIARAILKNPPILILDEATSALDTESERLVQDALERLMKTRTTVAIAHRLSTIKNADEICVIHEGQIVERGTHEELLAKDGYYKKLNDMQSL from the coding sequence ATGAAAGAATTTTTGAAAGTACTGAGGCGATTTGTGCCTCCCTATAAAAAATATCTGTTACTGTCGATCTTTTTCAACATATCATCGGCAATACTTAACATCTTCTCGTTTGCAGCGTTGATTCCTATCCTGCAGATTCTATTCCAAACTGGTGATGCAGAAGCTGCCACCAGTGCGATGGAATGGGACTGGGGTAATGTACAGGAAGTGCTGATGAACAATCTGAATTACTATGTTAACGGACTGATAGCCAATTACGGTCCAACGACCACGTTGCTGTTCATTGGTATCTTCCTGGCTGTCACTACCCTATTGAAGACGGGATTCTATTTCCTAACCTCAGCCTGCATCGTGCCCATCCGTACAGGTGTAGTTCGTGATATCCGCAACCAGCTGTATAAGAAGATTACCTCCCTACCCTTGGGTTTCTTCTCAGAAGAGCGCAAGGGCGACATCATTGCCCGTATGAGTGGTGATGTACAGGAGGTGGAGTCAAGCATCATGTCATCACTTGACATGCTGTTCAAGAATCCTGTCCTGATTATCGCCTATTTCACTACGATGATTTTCGTATCATGGGAGCTAACAGCCTTTACGCTACTTATCGTACCGGTTATGGGATATATCATGGGAAGAATTGGACGAAAGTTGAAGCAGGCATCAGCAACGGCACAAGGATTATGGAGCGACACGATGAGCCAGGTTGAGGAGACACTGGGTGGCTTACGTATCATCAAGGCTTTCTGTGCCGAGGAGAAGATGAATCGTCGGTTCGACCAGATCAACTCTTCCTACCGTAACCACCTGATGCGAGTAAACATCCGTCAGGCTTCAGCGCACCCTATGAGTGAGTTCTTGGGCACGGTAATGATTGTTATAGTGCTGTGGTTCGGCGGAATGCTGGTGCTGAGTAATCAAGCCATTACCGGTCCTACGTTCATATACTACATGGTAATTCTCTATTCTATCATCAACCCGTTAAAAGAATTTTCCAAGGCCAGCTACAATATTCCCAAGGGACTGGCATCCATGGAACGTATCGACAAAATATTAATGGCAGAAGATACCATCATAGAACCCAAGAAGCCGCAACATATCAAATCGTTTGAACATGAGATAGAATTCCGCGATGTATCGTTCAAATATGCTGACCAGTGGGTGCTTCGTCACATTAACCTGACCATACCAAAGGGTAAGACTATTGCGCTGGTTGGTCAGAGTGGTGGCGGCAAATCCACATTGGTAGATCTGATTCCCAGATATTACGATGTTCAGGAAGGTGAAGTGCTCATTGATGGCATCAATGTGAAGAACTTAGGCATCCACGACCTACGCCAACTTATTGGCAATGTCAATCAGGAAGCTATCCTTTTCAATGATTCGTTCCGCAACAATATCGCCTTTGGCGTGGATGATGCTACCGATGAGCAAATCAATGAAGCCGCAAAGATTGCCAACGCATACGATTTCATCATGCAGTCAGAGCATGGTTTTGACACAAATATCGGTGACCGTGGCGGCCGTCTGTCGGGTGGTCAGCGCCAACGCGTCAGCATTGCTCGTGCTATTTTGAAGAATCCTCCCATCCTTATTCTCGACGAAGCTACGTCAGCCCTTGACACAGAGAGCGAACGACTGGTTCAGGATGCTTTGGAGCGACTAATGAAAACACGTACTACCGTGGCTATCGCCCATCGTCTGTCAACCATCAAGAACGCTGACGAGATTTGCGTCATTCATGAAGGTCAAATTGTGGAGCGCGGCACCCACGAAGAATTGCTGGCTAAAGACGGCTATTACAAGAAGCTGAACGACATGCAAAGTCTATAA
- a CDS encoding glycosyltransferase family 2 protein, producing MTASIVTSVYNWPQALELVLLSAKRQTVLPKEVIVADDGSRDDTRELVDRMRPEMPFPLIHVWQEDKGFRLARAANQAFARCTGDIVIQIGGDIIMERHFVEDHLRHSERGYYLSGSRSKLTQPLNDKFFAAHDYSLHCWTAGLTRKMNAMRLPWLTPLFYNYKQHGLDRGCNMSFWRDDLYAVNGYDGDMVGYGSEDTDLTARIRALGVKKRFVKFSCIEYHIYHDETGSKFDSDLRKHNIALRESNAANGVIRIKNGIDQFLEK from the coding sequence ATGACCGCAAGTATTGTCACAAGCGTATATAACTGGCCACAGGCGTTAGAGCTGGTACTCCTCAGTGCCAAGCGTCAAACGGTGTTACCTAAGGAGGTCATCGTTGCCGATGATGGGTCTCGCGACGACACCCGTGAGTTAGTTGACCGTATGCGTCCAGAAATGCCATTCCCGCTGATTCATGTATGGCAGGAGGATAAAGGCTTTCGTCTGGCACGTGCTGCTAATCAGGCCTTTGCCCGTTGCACTGGCGACATCGTTATTCAGATTGGTGGCGATATCATCATGGAACGTCATTTCGTAGAAGACCATCTGCGCCATAGTGAACGCGGCTATTACCTGAGTGGTAGCCGTAGCAAACTAACCCAGCCATTGAATGACAAGTTCTTTGCAGCTCACGACTATAGTCTCCATTGCTGGACTGCAGGTCTGACACGCAAGATGAATGCCATGCGCCTGCCTTGGTTGACACCTTTGTTCTACAACTACAAGCAGCATGGTTTGGATCGTGGCTGTAACATGTCCTTCTGGCGCGACGACCTCTATGCCGTCAATGGCTATGATGGCGACATGGTAGGTTATGGCAGCGAAGACACCGACTTAACGGCACGCATCCGAGCTCTTGGCGTGAAGAAACGCTTCGTGAAGTTCTCATGTATTGAGTATCATATCTATCATGATGAGACGGGCAGTAAGTTCGACAGCGATCTGCGCAAGCACAACATCGCCCTACGTGAGAGTAATGCTGCCAATGGAGTTATTAGAATCAAAAACGGCATAGATCAGTTTCTGGAAAAATGA
- a CDS encoding glycosyltransferase family 10, producing MYKIRFMPYREGLATIMHRQTPGHHLRSQDGRYEFCLDDSMEEADFWVVQGKGVRDVQTCRVAPENTILLTTEPHSVLVYPQRYIDQFGLVISCQQQMHHRNVKYGPAILPWFVGYKPAPLSAGIPYTFSQDYDSLSKPTVVEKTKLLSVITSNKAFTRGHLDRIKFVEKLKAHFGDQIDIFGRGFRAFDDKWDVLHPYKYHIAIENSSEPYYWTEKISDCYLAGTFPIYHGCTNLSDYFSRESFEPIDIRRPDQAILTIEQLIKEQRYEKSVAVLDEMKQRVLGEYNMFEYTARLCDQLNPDAPKQQVSIQPCKSGLDWRNFFNYTFSQNYYKLRIKLHFLRYGNQLQSK from the coding sequence ATGTATAAGATAAGATTCATGCCCTACCGCGAAGGTCTGGCTACCATCATGCATCGCCAGACGCCTGGTCATCACCTCCGTTCACAGGACGGACGCTATGAGTTCTGTCTTGACGACTCAATGGAAGAGGCTGACTTCTGGGTAGTCCAGGGAAAAGGCGTTCGCGACGTACAGACCTGCCGTGTGGCTCCCGAGAATACTATTCTACTCACTACTGAGCCCCATTCCGTATTGGTTTATCCACAGCGCTATATTGATCAGTTTGGTTTGGTCATCAGTTGTCAGCAGCAAATGCATCATCGCAACGTGAAGTATGGACCTGCTATCCTGCCTTGGTTTGTAGGCTATAAACCAGCACCACTATCAGCAGGCATCCCTTATACCTTCTCGCAGGACTATGACTCATTGAGTAAACCTACGGTTGTTGAAAAGACAAAACTTCTCTCTGTCATCACCAGTAACAAAGCCTTTACCCGTGGCCATCTGGACCGTATTAAGTTCGTAGAGAAGCTAAAAGCCCATTTCGGAGACCAGATAGATATTTTCGGGCGTGGTTTCCGTGCGTTTGACGATAAGTGGGATGTCCTTCATCCATACAAATACCACATTGCCATCGAGAATTCTTCTGAGCCTTATTATTGGACCGAGAAGATTAGCGACTGCTATCTGGCAGGAACATTCCCCATCTATCATGGCTGTACAAACCTAAGTGATTATTTCAGTCGGGAATCTTTCGAGCCCATTGACATCCGTCGGCCTGATCAGGCTATTCTGACAATAGAACAGTTAATCAAGGAACAACGCTATGAGAAGTCTGTGGCCGTGCTCGATGAGATGAAACAACGTGTGCTGGGCGAGTACAACATGTTTGAGTACACAGCTCGTCTATGCGACCAGTTAAATCCCGATGCGCCCAAGCAACAAGTTAGTATTCAGCCTTGTAAGAGTGGACTTGACTGGCGTAATTTTTTCAATTATACATTCTCTCAAAATTATTATAAACTACGTATAAAATTACATTTCTTAAGATATGGAAACCAATTACAATCCAAATGA
- a CDS encoding lipopolysaccharide kinase InaA family protein — translation MRVVVSPEYQSLNEWLLQIPRLFSDNQGELLFSGRNQIRLFEVHGEKFVVKRFKRNDIFKTLIYTFFRKSKARRSYENAVELRKRGFHTPSEIAYIECTTCGLVTQVYYVCAYTDGQPIRPRLIEQEPLDESLAVAYARYVASLHEAGVLHRDLNPTNVLVDAENHFELIDINRMRFFDGPVPKNDCMENLTLFYWLTPAYRFILNEYAHQRGWNDADIEEAIRVKERHDKRWIRRKKITHLGKYEVLH, via the coding sequence ATGAGGGTTGTTGTTAGTCCTGAATATCAGAGCCTCAACGAATGGCTGTTACAGATACCACGGTTGTTTAGCGACAATCAGGGCGAATTACTGTTTAGTGGTCGCAACCAAATTCGTTTATTCGAGGTTCATGGTGAGAAGTTCGTCGTAAAGCGTTTTAAACGCAACGACATCTTCAAGACACTCATCTACACCTTTTTCAGGAAGAGCAAAGCCCGCCGGTCGTACGAGAATGCCGTAGAACTCAGAAAACGTGGTTTTCATACGCCATCAGAAATAGCTTACATAGAATGTACCACCTGTGGGCTAGTTACCCAGGTTTATTACGTATGCGCCTATACTGACGGACAACCGATTCGTCCACGCCTTATCGAACAGGAGCCCTTGGATGAGTCTTTGGCTGTGGCTTATGCCCGTTATGTAGCATCACTCCATGAGGCAGGCGTATTACATCGTGATTTGAATCCTACAAATGTCTTGGTCGATGCAGAGAATCATTTTGAACTGATAGATATCAATCGTATGAGGTTTTTTGATGGACCTGTTCCAAAAAACGATTGCATGGAGAATCTGACGCTCTTCTATTGGCTGACCCCTGCTTATCGTTTCATTCTCAACGAATATGCCCATCAACGTGGCTGGAATGATGCCGATATTGAGGAGGCCATTCGCGTAAAAGAGCGTCATGACAAGCGATGGATTCGCAGGAAAAAAATAACCCACTTAGGAAAATATGAAGTATTACATTGA
- a CDS encoding galactofuranosyltransferase — MKYYIEVGTINKAKQDIDEICRREGFSNLTRHNFGKGGVGRFLTKLLSVISILWCLKKGDMLFLQYPMKKFYYMACSLAKMKGAKVVTVIHDLGAFRRHKLTPEGENKRLSKTDFLIVHNPTMRQYLLDHGYKGGIHCLQIFDYLSPNQPANYASPHTPWRVVYAGNLARWRNEFLYKLDPILKGWQMDLYGKGFDDKDNHCDQLCYHGFIASDDFIAKAEADFGLVWDGDSFDECTGDWGEYLRINDPHKTSFYLRAGIPVIVWKEAAMAPFIEKENVGIIVESLSQIEGRLKALSAEEYAKMRKAAIVMSQRLNEGYYIKEGLKAAEKCIR; from the coding sequence ATGAAGTATTACATTGAAGTAGGAACAATCAATAAAGCCAAGCAGGATATTGACGAGATTTGTCGCAGGGAAGGTTTTTCAAACTTGACCCGACATAATTTCGGCAAGGGAGGTGTAGGGCGCTTCTTGACAAAACTGCTCAGCGTGATAAGTATCTTATGGTGCTTGAAGAAAGGCGACATGCTCTTTCTGCAGTATCCCATGAAGAAGTTCTACTATATGGCGTGTTCGCTGGCAAAGATGAAAGGTGCCAAGGTAGTAACCGTCATTCATGACTTAGGTGCTTTCCGTCGTCATAAGCTGACCCCAGAAGGCGAGAACAAACGCCTATCGAAGACCGACTTCTTGATTGTCCATAATCCTACGATGCGCCAGTATCTGTTGGATCACGGCTATAAGGGCGGTATCCATTGTCTGCAAATCTTTGACTATCTCTCACCAAACCAACCTGCCAATTATGCCTCTCCTCATACCCCGTGGCGAGTAGTCTATGCTGGCAATCTGGCACGATGGCGCAATGAATTTCTCTACAAGCTGGACCCCATCTTGAAAGGATGGCAGATGGATCTCTATGGTAAGGGATTCGACGACAAAGACAACCATTGTGACCAGTTGTGCTATCATGGTTTCATCGCCAGTGACGATTTCATTGCTAAGGCTGAGGCTGATTTCGGATTGGTGTGGGACGGCGATTCCTTTGATGAATGCACAGGCGACTGGGGCGAGTATCTGCGTATCAACGACCCACATAAGACCTCATTCTATCTTCGTGCAGGCATTCCTGTCATCGTCTGGAAGGAAGCAGCTATGGCACCGTTTATTGAAAAAGAGAACGTAGGCATTATTGTTGAAAGTCTGTCACAGATTGAAGGTCGTCTGAAAGCCCTGTCGGCAGAAGAGTACGCTAAGATGCGTAAGGCCGCTATAGTCATGAGCCAGCGACTGAACGAAGGTTATTATATCAAAGAAGGATTAAAAGCTGCAGAGAAATGTATAAGATAA
- a CDS encoding DegT/DnrJ/EryC1/StrS aminotransferase family protein, protein MIKFLDLQKVTQKHRAEISAAVQRVVDSGWYLQGEEVKRFEDNYAYFIGTSHCIGVANGLDALIWIFRAYIELGIMQPGDEVIVPANTYIATILAITENGLKPVLCEPKADTLEIDDEQIEKLITPRTKAIAIVHLYGRIAYTEKIGLLCKKYNLKLVEDCAQSHGCKYTDGTVTGAIGDAAGHSFYPGKNLGALGDGGAVTTNDAALADAVRALANYGSQRKYVFKYAGRNSRLDEIQAAVLDVKLKYIVEDNLQRKKIAHHYYRNINNPLVTLPDLLPDEQNAYHLFPILVAKGRRDDLHDYLEQHGVGTVCHYPIAPHKQECYAKSSWNIPQLSLPITERLADEELSLPISPVMTEEEASEVVKLINAFK, encoded by the coding sequence ATGATAAAGTTCTTAGATTTACAGAAAGTAACACAGAAGCATAGAGCTGAGATCAGCGCCGCCGTACAGCGGGTTGTTGACTCTGGCTGGTATCTGCAAGGTGAAGAAGTGAAGCGCTTTGAAGATAACTATGCTTATTTCATTGGTACAAGTCATTGCATCGGTGTTGCCAATGGACTAGATGCCCTAATATGGATTTTCAGGGCTTACATAGAACTGGGTATTATGCAGCCTGGCGATGAAGTCATTGTTCCTGCGAACACCTATATAGCTACCATTCTGGCAATAACAGAGAATGGCCTCAAACCTGTGCTTTGCGAGCCTAAAGCCGATACCCTTGAGATTGATGACGAACAGATAGAAAAGCTGATTACTCCCCGTACGAAAGCTATAGCAATCGTCCACTTGTATGGCCGTATTGCTTACACCGAGAAGATTGGACTACTCTGCAAGAAATATAACCTAAAACTGGTTGAAGACTGTGCGCAGAGTCATGGATGTAAATATACAGATGGCACTGTTACAGGAGCTATTGGTGATGCAGCCGGCCACAGTTTCTATCCAGGAAAGAATCTGGGCGCTTTGGGTGATGGCGGTGCTGTTACTACGAATGATGCAGCCCTCGCAGATGCTGTTCGTGCATTGGCGAACTATGGTTCTCAGCGAAAATACGTATTTAAATATGCAGGTCGCAACAGCCGATTGGATGAAATTCAGGCAGCAGTTCTCGATGTAAAACTGAAATATATCGTAGAGGATAATCTGCAGCGTAAGAAGATTGCCCATCATTATTATCGTAATATCAACAATCCCTTGGTCACGTTACCCGACCTGCTTCCTGACGAACAGAATGCATATCATCTGTTCCCAATCCTTGTTGCTAAGGGACGTCGCGATGACTTGCATGATTATCTCGAACAACATGGTGTGGGCACTGTATGCCATTATCCAATAGCGCCTCACAAACAGGAATGCTATGCAAAGTCCTCATGGAATATTCCTCAGTTGAGTCTTCCTATCACCGAACGACTGGCTGATGAGGAACTTAGTCTGCCTATCAGTCCTGTGATGACTGAAGAGGAGGCAAGTGAGGTGGTTAAGCTTATTAATGCATTTAAATAA
- a CDS encoding FdtA/QdtA family cupin domain-containing protein: MKNSRVYDCTIIELDKHHTPQGNLSVVSNCKEVPFEVKRVYYSYDIPGGKARGAHAHKKLYQLLVAASGCFTVTLDDGTVKRTFMLNHPYQGLLIVPGIWRTLDEFSSGSVCLCLASEKYDPSDYIRDYDEFLNYKSHGE; encoded by the coding sequence ATGAAGAATAGCAGAGTTTACGATTGTACCATCATCGAACTGGACAAACACCATACACCGCAAGGTAACCTCTCGGTAGTCAGCAACTGTAAAGAGGTGCCTTTTGAGGTAAAGCGGGTGTATTACTCATACGATATTCCTGGGGGAAAGGCCCGAGGAGCTCATGCCCATAAAAAGCTCTACCAGCTATTGGTCGCAGCCAGCGGCTGTTTCACTGTAACACTTGACGATGGTACAGTGAAACGCACATTCATGCTAAACCACCCTTATCAAGGTTTACTGATTGTGCCAGGCATTTGGCGTACACTGGACGAGTTCTCATCTGGTTCTGTATGTCTGTGTTTAGCATCAGAGAAATATGACCCTAGCGATTATATCCGCGATTATGATGAATTTCTAAACTACAAGAGCCATGGCGAATAG
- a CDS encoding LTA synthase family protein: protein MKRRLLYLLRFYLLTVLVFMAAKWVFMLCNHAEGTFSVGDMFGVLWHGLSLDLSTALYFLILPFLITITSMWVALPKWLMKPYYAVIAIAFALGFVTDTSMYPFWHFKLDASWLQYLESPTEAMASVTTGYLMIRVFFFLVLSALLFFAYVKLAGKPESLQGRWKEFALYIVLIPVMVIGIRGGLGESTTNIGQAYYSQNQFLNHSAVNPIFSFLYSLSHQPDDLTQYEFFEAEECEEMTRGVYTTESIHNDTLLTTDRPNILVILLESAGEQFASAMPHLQELKKEGIYFNHCFANSWRTDRGTLCTLSGYPSFPTFSVMKAPEKSRTLPSIAKSLKQQGYTTSYLYGGDINFTNMRSYLISTGWEQLKSMDDYSLSEQHSSQWGVRDDITFNTIYNQITESSADTPHLWGYSTLSSHEPWDVPMKKLDDEVENAFYYLDDCLYHFIEKLKKTQQWNNLLIVLIADHGIIHGEIDQTKPLQKNHIPMLWIGGAIREPRTIETLCNQSDLPATLLGQLHLSHDDYTFSRDVLSETYTSPTVVHNYNNVQWICDSTGHILYDFDLQSISINESQNAKHLERLNKAIIQRTSKDLQNR from the coding sequence GTGAAGAGACGATTATTATATCTCCTGAGGTTCTACCTGCTGACAGTACTGGTCTTCATGGCTGCCAAATGGGTGTTCATGCTCTGTAATCATGCAGAGGGAACATTCTCTGTGGGTGATATGTTTGGCGTGTTGTGGCACGGTTTGAGCCTCGACCTGTCAACCGCTCTATACTTTTTGATTCTGCCATTCCTGATTACCATCACAAGTATGTGGGTAGCATTGCCCAAATGGCTAATGAAACCCTATTATGCAGTGATCGCAATAGCTTTTGCTCTAGGTTTTGTAACAGACACGAGCATGTACCCGTTCTGGCACTTTAAGCTGGATGCCTCATGGCTACAATATCTGGAGTCGCCCACAGAGGCGATGGCAAGCGTAACAACAGGCTATCTGATGATACGCGTCTTCTTCTTCCTCGTATTATCAGCCTTGCTATTCTTTGCATACGTAAAACTGGCTGGTAAACCAGAATCCCTGCAAGGCAGATGGAAGGAGTTCGCTCTTTACATTGTCTTAATCCCCGTAATGGTCATTGGCATTCGCGGTGGACTGGGAGAATCAACCACCAACATCGGGCAGGCGTACTATTCTCAGAATCAGTTTCTAAACCATTCTGCCGTCAACCCTATTTTCAGTTTCTTATATTCTCTGAGCCATCAGCCAGATGATCTCACCCAATATGAATTCTTTGAAGCAGAAGAATGCGAGGAGATGACCCGTGGTGTCTATACTACAGAGAGTATTCATAACGACACATTACTTACAACAGACCGACCAAACATTCTCGTCATCCTGTTAGAGAGTGCGGGTGAACAGTTTGCCAGTGCCATGCCACATTTGCAGGAATTGAAGAAGGAGGGAATCTATTTCAATCACTGTTTTGCAAACTCATGGCGTACCGACCGTGGCACCCTCTGCACATTGAGCGGTTACCCTTCTTTCCCCACTTTCTCAGTCATGAAAGCACCTGAGAAAAGCCGTACGCTTCCCAGTATTGCAAAATCACTAAAGCAGCAAGGTTATACCACCAGTTACCTTTATGGCGGTGATATCAACTTCACCAACATGCGTTCATACCTAATTTCCACTGGTTGGGAACAGTTGAAGAGCATGGATGACTACTCGCTTAGCGAACAACATAGCAGTCAGTGGGGTGTACGTGACGACATCACGTTCAACACCATCTATAATCAAATCACGGAATCATCCGCCGACACGCCACATCTGTGGGGCTATAGCACACTTTCCAGTCATGAGCCTTGGGATGTACCAATGAAGAAATTGGATGACGAAGTAGAAAATGCGTTCTATTATCTGGATGACTGTCTCTATCATTTCATAGAAAAACTCAAGAAGACCCAACAATGGAACAACCTACTGATTGTGCTGATTGCTGATCACGGAATTATTCATGGCGAGATAGACCAAACGAAGCCCTTGCAGAAGAACCATATCCCCATGCTGTGGATAGGTGGCGCTATACGCGAGCCACGCACCATCGAAACGCTCTGCAACCAGAGTGACCTGCCAGCCACCCTGCTGGGACAGTTGCACTTGAGTCATGACGATTATACATTTAGCCGAGACGTGTTGTCGGAAACATATACATCCCCAACTGTCGTTCACAACTACAACAACGTTCAGTGGATCTGTGACTCCACCGGACATATTCTCTATGATTTCGACTTACAGAGCATTAGCATCAACGAGAGTCAGAATGCCAAGCATCTAGAGCGGCTCAACAAAGCCATTATTCAACGAACATCCAAGGACTTACAAAACAGATAA
- a CDS encoding lysophospholipid acyltransferase family protein, with protein MKKITYQLLHGMAYAISIFPFGMLYLLADIFFILVYYIVGYRRKVVKKNLKLAFPDKSEKELNAIEKQFFHWFCDYIVETIKLLSISNEDLLKHIEFRGVEELEKCYDKGQNCAAILGHYCNWEWLSASALAFKRHPNAVAGLIYHPLYNDAFNQLFIDIRSAHGGVCVPKKDILRYLVNYKREDRRSLFGYIADQAPWWTNIHLWVDFMHQETPVFTGGERIMRKMNDAVFYVDMERPKRGKYICTFRLLYSDAEKTEEFEITKKFFQMLETSICRQPAFYLWSHDRWKRTREEFNRRLMVVNGRVVWNEEAERAYQEELKLKKKKKGNIFQKLWKKQES; from the coding sequence ATGAAGAAAATAACCTATCAACTGCTTCATGGTATGGCATATGCCATTTCCATCTTTCCTTTCGGAATGTTGTATCTCCTGGCTGATATATTTTTCATCCTTGTCTATTACATCGTAGGCTATCGACGGAAAGTGGTAAAGAAGAATCTCAAGTTAGCCTTCCCAGATAAGTCTGAAAAGGAACTGAACGCCATAGAGAAGCAATTCTTCCACTGGTTCTGCGACTATATCGTTGAAACGATAAAACTGCTGAGCATATCCAATGAGGACCTACTGAAACATATTGAGTTCCGTGGGGTAGAGGAATTGGAGAAATGCTATGACAAAGGACAGAACTGTGCAGCCATCTTAGGACATTATTGTAATTGGGAGTGGCTGTCGGCTTCTGCCTTGGCTTTCAAACGCCACCCAAATGCAGTGGCAGGACTTATCTACCATCCACTTTACAACGACGCATTTAACCAGTTGTTTATCGACATTCGTTCGGCACATGGTGGTGTCTGTGTACCCAAAAAGGATATCCTACGCTATCTGGTGAACTACAAACGTGAGGACCGTCGCTCGCTGTTTGGCTATATTGCCGATCAGGCACCTTGGTGGACGAATATTCACCTATGGGTGGACTTTATGCATCAGGAAACTCCTGTGTTTACAGGCGGCGAGCGTATCATGCGTAAAATGAACGATGCAGTGTTCTATGTAGATATGGAGCGTCCTAAGCGTGGGAAATACATCTGTACCTTCCGTCTTCTCTACAGTGATGCCGAAAAAACGGAAGAGTTTGAGATCACAAAGAAGTTCTTCCAGATGCTGGAAACATCCATATGTCGTCAGCCGGCATTCTACCTATGGAGCCATGACCGCTGGAAGCGAACCCGTGAAGAGTTCAACCGCAGACTGATGGTTGTCAATGGACGTGTAGTATGGAATGAAGAGGCAGAAAGAGCCTACCAAGAAGAACTCAAATTGAAGAAGAAGAAGAAGGGCAATATCTTTCAAAAATTATGGAAAAAGCAAGAATCATAG